One stretch of Anolis carolinensis isolate JA03-04 chromosome 3, rAnoCar3.1.pri, whole genome shotgun sequence DNA includes these proteins:
- the prrg1 gene encoding transmembrane gamma-carboxyglutamic acid protein 1 isoform X2, producing MDNVFLTEDRANSVLKRYPRANGLLEELKQGNIERECYEERCDKEEAREAFENDEKTMEFWKEYTHGLHGESNVGHNWYPFYLVFPLIIGLFIILLIIFLTWRCLFRKKMRRRSMYAHSRTRESTGNTTIGDGRSSLPQPLSILHSPQEEMFEDNGHSPGYFSYMDGHADSVSIRLSSCDPPPSYEEVAGEISGEIGMRRIQTANPLDPPPQYEDIVNSMSVPPVTIK from the exons ATGGACAACG TGTTCCTCACAGAGGATAGAGCCAATTCTGTCTTAAAAAGATACCCCCGGGCCAATGGACTTTTGGAAGAACTAAAGCAGGGAAACATTGAACGTGAATGCTACGAGGAGCGCTGTGATAAGGAAGAGGCAAGAGAAGCATTTGAAAATGATGAGAAGACA ATGGAGTTTTGGAAGGAGTACACACATGGACTTCATGGAGAAAGTAATGTAGGACACAACTGGTATCCATTTTACCTTGTGTTCCCGTTAATCATTGGCCTTTTTATTATTCTTCTGATAATATTTCTCACCTGGAGGTGCCTGTTCAGAAAGAAAATGCGTCGAAGGTCCATGTATGCACATAGCAGAACCAGAGAATCCACTGGTAACACAACCATTGGTGATGGTAGAAGTTCCCTTCCTCAGCCACTCAGCATACTTCATTCTCCCCAGGAAGAGATGTTTGAAGATAATGGACACTCCCCGGGATATTTTAGCTACATGGATGGGCATGCAGATTCAGTATCAATTAGGCTTTCAAGCTGTGACCCCCCACCATCATATGAAGAAGTTGCTGGTGAAATCTCTGGTGAAATTGGCATGAGAAGaattcaaactgcaaatcccttgGATCCGCCTCCCCAGTATGAAGACATCGTGAATAGCATGTCAGTACCTCCAGTTACTATCAAATGA